TCGACTCGCGTGGCAAGTTCAACGTGGCCGGTGCGATCGGCACCGGGTCGCTGCAAGTGACGCGGTCGAGCGAGGTCGGGCAGCCGTATGTTGGCGTGGTGCCGATTCAAACGGGTGAAATCGGCGAAGATCTCGCCGTCTATCTGGCGCAGTCCGAACAAATCCCCAGCATCGTCGCGCTTGGCGTACTCGCCGCTCCCAGCGGCGTCGTCGCGGCCGGCGGAGTGATGGCGCGCGCGTTCCCGGGAGCCGACGAACGCGCGATCGCGATGCTCGAAACGCGCGCCGCGAGTATGCCCCCGGTGACGCAGCTTATCGCGGCGGGCGCCGACGCGCAGACGCTCTTGCGCGAGCTGGCGGGCGAGCTGGAACTGCGCTCTCATCATACGATGGACGTTCGTTTCGCGTGTCGTTGTGACCGCGCCAAAGTTGAAGCCGTCTTGCTCGGCCTCGGCTCCGACGACCTCTTGCAGCTTACCCGCGAGCGCGACGGCACGGACGCGACCTGTGAGTACTGCAAAACCCGCTATGACTTCAGCGCGCAGCAGCTTCGGGAGTTAGCAGAGCGATTTTAGCCGCCGTGCGGCAATACTCGAAGGAAACGCCGCGAGCCGACCGAGAGCACCGCGGGTACGGTCGCGCTCCACGCCGCGTTGCTGTCGCGGACCGGTTCGCCGTCGATTCTTACCGCATTGCCGGCGATCAGACGCTCGGCAGCGCGACGACTTTCCGCCAAGCCCGCCTTGACGAGCACATCGCTCACCCGCTTGCACTCGCCCACAGCGATTTCGTCGAGATCGCCGGAAGGCAGTTCGCGGCGCTGGACCGTGGCTTCGAAATGCTCGCGCGCCTTCTTCGCGGACGCTTGGCCGTGGTAGCGAGCAACGATGTCTTGCGCGAGCCGCTTCTTCTCCTCCATCGGATTGCTGCGGCCCGCAGCTAAATCGGAGGCCAGGCGTTCGCATTCCGTTGCCGCACGAAACGCGGCGTAACGCGCATAGATCGGGATCAGGTCATCGGGAATCTTCATCAGCTTTCCGAATTGTTCGTTCGCCGGCTCGGCGACGCCGACGTAGTTGCCCAACGATTTGCTCATCTTCTTCACGCCATCGAGTCCGACGAGCAATGGCACCGTTGCACAGATTTGCGGAAGCTGCCCGAACTCGCGCTGGTACTGGCGCCCAAGCAATAGATTGAAGAGTTGATCGGTGCCGCCTAGTTCCACGTCGGCCTCAATCGCGACCGAATCGTAGGCTTGCGCGACCGGGTAAAGAAATTCGTGCAGTGAAATCGCCACACCGGAGTCGTAACGTTCGCGAAAGTCGTTGCGCTCGAGCATCTGCGCGACCGTCGTCTTGGCAAGCAATTTCACCAGATCCGCGAGCGTGAGCGAGTCGAGCCACTCGGAGTTGTAACGGACCTCGATGCGCTCTAAGTCCAACACTTTGCCGGCCTGCTCGCGATAGGCGCGCATGTTTGCTTCGATTTCCTCGCGCGAAAGCTGCGGTCGCGTGACGTTGCGTCCGCTCGGATCGCCGATGCGAGCCGTGAAGTCGCCAATGATCAAGGTCACGCGATGTCCGGCTTGCGCGAAACGCTCGAGCTGGGCGAGAACGACCATGAATCCGAGATGGAGATCGGGGCTCGTTGGATCGATCCCGAGTTTGACGCGCAGCGGACGCCCCAGAGCCAGCCGTTTCTCGAACTCCGCCACCGTCTCGACGTGATCGAATCCATCGAGGAGGTCGAGTGCCGTCGCGCTCACGCCTGCAACTCGATGACGGTGACGCCGGTCGAACCTTCCTCTTCGTTGCCGTAGCGGAAACTCTTGACGCCGGTATGGCCACGCAGATACTCGTGCAAACCGCGTCCCAACATGCCCGTACCTTTGCCGTGAATGAGCCGTAGCGAGGTGCTCCCGGCGAGGATCGCATCGTCGATCCAGCGATCGATCAGCGGCTCCGCCTCGGCGTAGCGTTTTCCGCGCACGTCGAATTCGGCGGAAGAGCGTCGCGCGGCATTCATTCGAGTCTCCGCGCCGGCGGTGGAGCGTTGCGAACGCGTCTGCACGCGACCCAGGGGCCGTACGTCGTTCTTCTCCACCATCATCTTCATTGAACCGATAGAAACGAGCAACCTTTCACCCCAATCCTCGACAACGGCGCCCTCTTGATCGAGCGAAACGATGCGTACGGCGTCGCCCGGCTCATACGCGCCAGCCTCGGCTGGGGCCGGCGCGCGCGAACCGATGCCCAAATCACGACGCATCTTCTCAACCGTCTGTGCGAGCAGCGACGCCTGGGAGCGCGTGATCTTGCGCCGGTCCAGCTCGCGAACGAATTCGCGCAGCGCGCGTTGCATTCGTTCTTCGGCGCGCGCTGCAAACTGGCGTCGCTCGTCGTCGAGCTCGCCTCGCGCTCTGGCCGCGGTTTCGAGCTCGTGCGCCACCTCACGTCGCGCGGCGGCAAGCTGCATCCGCTCTTCGCGCAGCTCGCTATTGCGTTGCGCGAGCTGCGCCAGTGCGTTTTCATAGTCGCGTTCGCGACGCTCGAGCAACGCCTCCGCGCGCTGGACGATCTGCGGATCGATGCCCAGGCGCGTCGCCAAGGGAAAGGCCAAGGACTGGCCTGGCGTGCCCACGTCGAGCTCGAACGTCGGAGCGAACGTTTTCGGATCGAATCGCACGCTGGCGTTGACGACGCCCGGCACCGCGTGCGCGAAGAGCTTGAGTTCGACCGAATGGGTGGAGACGACCCCACGTGCGCCGCAGGCAAGGAGTCGCTCGAGCATTGCGATTGCCAGCGCCGCTCCGGCCGACGGCTCGGTTCCGCCGCCAATCTCGTCAACCACCACCAGCGTCCGCGAATCGGCGCCATCGAGCATCTCCCGCATTCGTTCGAGATGCGCCGAGAACGTCGAAGTATTGGCGACGACGGATTGCTCGTCGCCGATATCGGCGAGGACGCGCTCGAATCGGCCGACGCAGGCGCGCGCGGCGGGAACCTGCATTCCGCAGTAGGCCATGATCACGAAAAGACCGGCCGTCTTGAGCGCAACGGTCTTCCCACCCATATTCGGACCACTGATGACGAGCAAACGCGTCGTGCCATCCAGACGTAACGATTGCGGAACCGCGCGTTCCCCTAAGAGGGGATGGCGCCCGCTCTCGATGATCAGCAGCGGTTCGTCGTGCAATTCCGGCGGCGCACTCTGCGACCGAATCGCGTGCTCCGCCTTGGCCGCCAGCAGATCGAGACGCGCGAGCATCTCGACGTTCGCATCGATCGCGGCGGCGTGCGAGCCTATGTCGCGCGAGAAGGCGTCGAGAATTCGTCGAACCTCCCGCTCCTCCTCAATCTGCAAGGTTCGTATCCGGTTATTTGTTTCCAATGCCGAGAGTGGCTCGACGAAGAGCGTCTGTCCGCTTGCGCTGGTATCGTGGACGATGCTCGGCAGGCCGGCCGCAAACTCGGCTTTGATCGGAATCACAAAACGGCCATTGCGAATAGTGACGATGCGGTCTTGAATTGCTTTGGCATACTTCGCCGAGTTCAGAATCGCGCCGAGACGGTCGCGTGCGTCGGCTTGGGCTTGCGCGAGGTTGCGGCGAACGCGAGCGAGGGCCGGCGAGGCCCGATCGAGGACCATGCCGCGTTCGTCGATGCCATCGACGATCGAGCGCGCTAGAGCACCGAGATCGTGATACGCCGCGAGGATCTCGGCGAGCTCGGCTCGATGGGCCGCCGCGCGTGCAGCTGCGCCGGCGGCAGCGATCGCTACGCCGACGGCGCGCAAGTCGGCGGCGGCGAGCGTTTGTCCCAACTGGGCAGCCTGCGTCAACGCGTTCGTCTCGATCGCAGGCATGACGTGGAAATCGGATTCGGCGATCAAAGCGCGCACGGCTTGCGTACGAAGCTGTTCGCTGCGCACCGAATCGAAGTCATCTGAGGGCGCCAGTTCGATTGCGTAGTTCTTGCCGCGCTGCGTGTGGGTCGCGTCGACGACGCGGGCTCGCACGGCGGCAAAATCGAGCGCTACGAGCGTGCGGTTATCGGTTAGAGTCAGCAGAGTTTTTTGCGTACTAGCTCGTTGACGAGCGCTGGATCGGCCTTTCCACGCGAGGTCTTCATGACTTGGCCCACCAGGAAGCCGAGCACGTTGGTTTTGCCCGCTCGATACTCGGCGACGACGGCCGCATGCGCGGCAATGACGTCGTCGACGAAACGCTCGATGGTTGCCGGATCGCTCGTCTGCGCGAGTCCCTCTTGCTCGACCAGCGCCCTGGGAGATCCGGCGCCCGCCCACATCCGGCCCAACAGTTCCTTGGCAATCTTCGAGTTGATGCGCTTGGATTCAACCAAACCAACGAGCTCGCCAAGATGCTCGGGAAGGACCTTCGATTCGGCAATAGCAACGCCGGTCTCGTTTGCGAGCCGCGAAAGATCGCCCAGAACGAAGTTGCTCGACTGATGCGCGTTGCCGCAGCAGGCGACGACTCGATCGAAGTATTCCGCTAACGCGACGTTATCCACGAGCTGAGTCGCTTGTTTGGGGGCAATCCCGTACTCGCGCGTGTAGCGCTCGAAGCGCTGCCAGGGAAGCGCAGGCAGGGCATCGCGCAGCCGCGCGACGTCGTCGCGCGACATTTCCAGCGGCACGAGATCGGGATCGGGAAAATAGCGATAATCGTGCGCCTCTTCTTTGCTGCGCATTGAGTGGGTGATGCCGTTGACTTCGTCCCAGCCGCGTGTCTCTTGAACGATCCGGCCTCCGGAAGCAACGATCTCGCGCTGGCGGGCGATTTCGCTCTCAATCGCGCGCTCGACGGAACGAAACGAGTTCATATTCTTGATTTCGGTCTTCGTTCCGAGCTCCGTGGATCCGGCCGGTCGAATCGAAACGTTAGCGTCGCAGCGGAGCGACCCTTCCTCCATTTTAACGTCGCTCACGCCCAGGGTTAGAAACGTGCGCCGCAACGATTCGAGATATCCGACCGCCTCGGCCGCACTGCGCAGCTCCGGTTCGGATACGCACTCCATCAGCGGCACGCCCGCGCGGTTGAAATCGACGAGGGAGTACGAGCTTCCGGCGATCCGGCCGTCTCCCGAGCCCGCGTGCGTCGATTTGCCGGTGTCTTCTTCGAGGTGAATTCGCGTTAAGCGACAGTGCTTGACCGTACCGTCCTCGAGCCAGTACGTTACCATCCCGCCGACGGAGAGCGGCATATCGTACTGCGAGATCTGATAATCTTTGGGCATGTCGGGATAGAAATAATTCTTCCGATCGAACTTCGAGAACGACGGAATTTCGGCTCCGAAGGCCAGTCCCGCGGTCACGATTTGCTCGATCGCCTTCGCGTTGGGAACCGGCAGCGCACCCGGCATCCCTAGGCAAACCGGGCAGATTTTGGTGTTCGGCTCGCCTCCGAACTCGTTGGCGCAGCCGCAGAACATTTTCGTCTGCGTCTTGAGCTCGACGTGACACTCGATGCCGATAACCGCCTCATAGGCAACGCTCACGTATGCACACCGTCGAGCGCAGGGCGGCGTACCGCCGCATGACGCGTTGCGCCCTCGTACGCATGCGCGGCTCCCAGCAGGAGCCGCTCGCCGAAGAGCGGCGCACTCAATTGCAGTCCGATCGGCATCGGCACGCTTCCGTCTTGCGGGGTTATCCAGCCGCACGGCACTGAGAGCGCCGGCAGCCCCGCGAGGGACATTGGAATGGTGTAGTAGTCCATCAAGTACATGCTGTAAGGATCGCTCTTTGCGCCAAACACGAACGCGGGGCAGCTTGCGGCCGGGCACGCGATGAGATCGCAATCGGCAAAGGCGCGCTCGAAATCGCGCGCGATCAACGTGCGAGCCTTCTGCGCGCGGACGTAGTATGCGTCGTAGTATCCGCTGGAAAGAGCGTGGGTGCCGATCAGAATTCGGCGCTTGACTTCCGGCCCGAAACCGGCGGCGCGCGTCCGATCGTACATCGCGCGCACGTCGCCGCCCTCGACGCGCAAACCGTAACGCACGCCGTCGAAACGCGCCAGATTCGACGAACATTCCGCCGGCGCGATCAAATAGTAGGTCGCGACGCCGTAGTCGGCGGTCGGCAGGGCTACCTCGACGAGCTGCGCGCCGAGCGCTTCCAAATCGCGGTACGCGCGCTGGTAGACGGCGTCGAGGCCGTCGCCGAGCGCCTTCGTGTCGAACTCGCGCACGATGCCGACCCGCAGACCGCGTAGGTCCGTGCGAAGCTCGCCGGCGGTCGCATCGACCGGACGATCGATCGAGGTCGCGTCCATCGGGTCGTACCCGGCCATCGCGTCGTAGGCGAGCGCCGCATCCTCGACCGTGCGCGCGAGTGGCCCGATCTGGTCGAGGCTGGAAGCGAAGGCAATCAGACCGTAGCGAGAGACTCGCCCGTACGTTGGTTTGAATGCAACGAGATTGCAAAAAGCGCCGGGCTCTCGAATCGAACCGCCCGTGTCGCTGCCTAATCCGATCGCCGCTTCGTAGGCAGCCACCGCCGCGGCGGATCCGCCGCTCGAGCCCCCCGGAACGCGTGTGAGATCGTATGGATTGCGCGTCACTCCCAACGCAGAGTTCTCGCAAGAACTGCCCATTGCGAACTCGTCGCAATTTGCTTTTCCGATCGCGACCGCACCGGCCTGAAGCATTCGTTCGACCGCAGTGGCCGTATATGGCGCGACCCAACTCTTCAAGATCTTGCTGCCGCACGACGTCACCGTGCCGTCGAGGCACATGTTATCCTTCACGGCGATCGGTACGCCCGCGAGTGGGAGCCGTTCACCGTTTCGCAGACGATCGTCGACGCGAGCAGCCTGTGCGCGTGCCAAATCGGCGGTCACTGCTAAGTAGGCGCCGATCGAGCCGTCGACGGCACCGACGTGCGAGAGTGTCGCGTCAACCACTTCGGCGGCGCTCATCTGCCGCGATTGGACGATCGCCGCGATTTCTGCGGCGCTGCGTGCGATGGAATCGCTCATCACGGCGCTATTCGGCGATGATTCTCGGCACGCGGAAGAACGCGCCTTGCCGCTGCGGCGCCTCCGACAAGACCCGTTCGCGATCGAGGCAAGGCCGCCTGACGTCGTCGCGCAACACGTTGCGGGATTCGACGACTTGAGCCGTCGCTGGGACGCTTGCCGTGTCGAGTTCTGAGAGGCGCTTCACGTGACCGAGCAGATCGCCGAGCTGCTGCTCGAATACTTCGATCTCGTCGTCGCGCAAGGCGAGTTGCGCGAGTCGCGCGACGTAGCGGATATCAATTGAATCGGACGCCAAGATTTTAAGAACACTCCAGTTGGACGAGGCACTCAACGTGGCCGGTCTGGGGAAACATATCAAACGGTTGGACCGCGCCGAGGCGGTAGCCCTTGGCCACGAGGAACTTCGAATCCCGTGCGAGGGTTGCCGGATCGCACGACAGGTACCATATCCTTCGAATGCCGGAGCCGGCAATCGCGCCAAGCGTTACCTCGTCGGAACCCTTGCGCGGAGGATCCAAGAAAACGACGTCCGTGTTGTGCAATATCTTTTGCATCGCATGGCCGGCCGCCAACTGCTCGACGCGGCCGGGGGTAAAACATACGCGCTCGGTACAATCGTTGAACCCGGCGTTATTGACGGCTTCCTCGATCGCTTGCGCGCTCTCCTCAATGCCGTGAACGCGCCAGCCGTGCTTGGCGAAGAAGAGCGAGAACGTGCCTACCCCGCAATAGAGATCGAGCATTCGGCCCGGCGGCTCGAGCCACGGTATCATGTGCGTGAAGATACGCCCCACCATCTCGACGTTGACCTGAAAGAACGATCCGGGCGAGATGCGGTAGCGAATGCCGGCGATCGACTCCTCGATCTCAGCGTTGCCGGCGAGCACTCGATGACGTCGCCCCAGGATCGCG
This Candidatus Eremiobacterota bacterium DNA region includes the following protein-coding sequences:
- a CDS encoding Smr/MutS family protein; the encoded protein is MRARVVDATHTQRGKNYAIELAPSDDFDSVRSEQLRTQAVRALIAESDFHVMPAIETNALTQAAQLGQTLAAADLRAVGVAIAAAGAAARAAAHRAELAEILAAYHDLGALARSIVDGIDERGMVLDRASPALARVRRNLAQAQADARDRLGAILNSAKYAKAIQDRIVTIRNGRFVIPIKAEFAAGLPSIVHDTSASGQTLFVEPLSALETNNRIRTLQIEEEREVRRILDAFSRDIGSHAAAIDANVEMLARLDLLAAKAEHAIRSQSAPPELHDEPLLIIESGRHPLLGERAVPQSLRLDGTTRLLVISGPNMGGKTVALKTAGLFVIMAYCGMQVPAARACVGRFERVLADIGDEQSVVANTSTFSAHLERMREMLDGADSRTLVVVDEIGGGTEPSAGAALAIAMLERLLACGARGVVSTHSVELKLFAHAVPGVVNASVRFDPKTFAPTFELDVGTPGQSLAFPLATRLGIDPQIVQRAEALLERRERDYENALAQLAQRNSELREERMQLAAARREVAHELETAARARGELDDERRQFAARAEERMQRALREFVRELDRRKITRSQASLLAQTVEKMRRDLGIGSRAPAPAEAGAYEPGDAVRIVSLDQEGAVVEDWGERLLVSIGSMKMMVEKNDVRPLGRVQTRSQRSTAGAETRMNAARRSSAEFDVRGKRYAEAEPLIDRWIDDAILAGSTSLRLIHGKGTGMLGRGLHEYLRGHTGVKSFRYGNEEEGSTGVTVIELQA
- the gatB gene encoding Asp-tRNA(Asn)/Glu-tRNA(Gln) amidotransferase subunit GatB; its protein translation is MSVAYEAVIGIECHVELKTQTKMFCGCANEFGGEPNTKICPVCLGMPGALPVPNAKAIEQIVTAGLAFGAEIPSFSKFDRKNYFYPDMPKDYQISQYDMPLSVGGMVTYWLEDGTVKHCRLTRIHLEEDTGKSTHAGSGDGRIAGSSYSLVDFNRAGVPLMECVSEPELRSAAEAVGYLESLRRTFLTLGVSDVKMEEGSLRCDANVSIRPAGSTELGTKTEIKNMNSFRSVERAIESEIARQREIVASGGRIVQETRGWDEVNGITHSMRSKEEAHDYRYFPDPDLVPLEMSRDDVARLRDALPALPWQRFERYTREYGIAPKQATQLVDNVALAEYFDRVVACCGNAHQSSNFVLGDLSRLANETGVAIAESKVLPEHLGELVGLVESKRINSKIAKELLGRMWAGAGSPRALVEQEGLAQTSDPATIERFVDDVIAAHAAVVAEYRAGKTNVLGFLVGQVMKTSRGKADPALVNELVRKKLC
- a CDS encoding tyrosine--tRNA ligase, with product MSATALDLLDGFDHVETVAEFEKRLALGRPLRVKLGIDPTSPDLHLGFMVVLAQLERFAQAGHRVTLIIGDFTARIGDPSGRNVTRPQLSREEIEANMRAYREQAGKVLDLERIEVRYNSEWLDSLTLADLVKLLAKTTVAQMLERNDFRERYDSGVAISLHEFLYPVAQAYDSVAIEADVELGGTDQLFNLLLGRQYQREFGQLPQICATVPLLVGLDGVKKMSKSLGNYVGVAEPANEQFGKLMKIPDDLIPIYARYAAFRAATECERLASDLAAGRSNPMEEKKRLAQDIVARYHGQASAKKAREHFEATVQRRELPSGDLDEIAVGECKRVSDVLVKAGLAESRRAAERLIAGNAVRIDGEPVRDSNAAWSATVPAVLSVGSRRFLRVLPHGG
- the gatC gene encoding Asp-tRNA(Asn)/Glu-tRNA(Gln) amidotransferase subunit GatC; the protein is MASDSIDIRYVARLAQLALRDDEIEVFEQQLGDLLGHVKRLSELDTASVPATAQVVESRNVLRDDVRRPCLDRERVLSEAPQRQGAFFRVPRIIAE
- the hslO gene encoding Hsp33 family molecular chaperone HslO, whose translation is MKHQNAHRSAFFEGKAPASEPVALMPDTLLAASNLDSGIALVAAITTDLVAELRDRHDLWPTATAAVGRLTTGAALFGVGLKGNERVSLQISGNGPLGTIAADAWLLDERTVGARGYAHNPRVELPVDSRGKFNVAGAIGTGSLQVTRSSEVGQPYVGVVPIQTGEIGEDLAVYLAQSEQIPSIVALGVLAAPSGVVAAGGVMARAFPGADERAIAMLETRAASMPPVTQLIAAGADAQTLLRELAGELELRSHHTMDVRFACRCDRAKVEAVLLGLGSDDLLQLTRERDGTDATCEYCKTRYDFSAQQLRELAERF
- the gatA gene encoding Asp-tRNA(Asn)/Glu-tRNA(Gln) amidotransferase subunit GatA translates to MSDSIARSAAEIAAIVQSRQMSAAEVVDATLSHVGAVDGSIGAYLAVTADLARAQAARVDDRLRNGERLPLAGVPIAVKDNMCLDGTVTSCGSKILKSWVAPYTATAVERMLQAGAVAIGKANCDEFAMGSSCENSALGVTRNPYDLTRVPGGSSGGSAAAVAAYEAAIGLGSDTGGSIREPGAFCNLVAFKPTYGRVSRYGLIAFASSLDQIGPLARTVEDAALAYDAMAGYDPMDATSIDRPVDATAGELRTDLRGLRVGIVREFDTKALGDGLDAVYQRAYRDLEALGAQLVEVALPTADYGVATYYLIAPAECSSNLARFDGVRYGLRVEGGDVRAMYDRTRAAGFGPEVKRRILIGTHALSSGYYDAYYVRAQKARTLIARDFERAFADCDLIACPAASCPAFVFGAKSDPYSMYLMDYYTIPMSLAGLPALSVPCGWITPQDGSVPMPIGLQLSAPLFGERLLLGAAHAYEGATRHAAVRRPALDGVHT